A genomic region of Aspergillus oryzae RIB40 DNA, chromosome 1 contains the following coding sequences:
- a CDS encoding uncharacterized protein (predicted protein), translating to MAMRCWLVTNPDYEPDFSNLLEEARRDGPEEIDAKLWDEAKDYEYVDRFWRFPVELRHKILHLLPSESLFDVLRASPAFCMASTALPNKYWYSVIEDRMPWMEHTTLIKILTETEDPIDYKSLAARLIEVTTTSDDRNGPWDEYLGLQNRRRIMMCIDRILDDIEDSVASQDNYEGVSTQILGLSSFRAVTFLCDASIAKKNTDIYIRPVIDNPPSVTNVKVYFGAHGGMVGIEFLLEGDKSGRLVGHQTNWLQIVSFRKDVVINGFVISLGPMREFHTNHMIHGLAILTDGNYHHPYARFGHWTNNDIVHILCARTTETLVGLSAQYTEDYISQFGIIVADLATGSSGFVWDMEGDLLATTRWTGNWPSPDNEPARLMPSLKQLNIRRTQTAVQFLDFRSRVIDCITAFFPFGKGKAIGGLLFKFSDGTRQLVGKAKNDRSISRFACNVITFNPGNEQRIAGVAIYCTDKRLGSPEPCGVNSIVVSVSGRLRAQGPVRILRQGAYHGRNARWNYGAKKIQ from the exons ATGGCTATGAGGTGT TGGCTTGTTACAAACCCCGACTATGAACCGGACTTCTCTAACCTCCTGGAAGAGGCAAGGCGCGACGGCCCAGAGGAGATTGATGCCAAACTATGGGACGAAGCAAAAGACTACGAATATGTTGATCGATTCTGGCGCTTCCCCGTTGAGCTGCGTCATAAGATCTTGCATCTCCTCCCATCTGAGTCGCTCTTTGATGTACTGCGGGCGAGCCCGGCCTTTTGTATGGCTAGCACCGCTTTGCCCAACAAGTACTGGTACTCCGTGATTGAAGACAGGATGCCCTGGATGGAACACACTACGCTCATTAAGATACTGACCGAGACCGAAGACCCCATTGACTATAAGAGTCTCGCAGCCCGGTTAATCGAGGTTACTACCACTTCTGATGACAGGAACGGACCGTGGGATGAGTACCTAGGCTTGCAGAACCGCCGTAGAATTATGATGTGCATTGATCGGATACTTGATGACATTGAAGACTCTGTTGCAAGCCAGGACAATTACGAAGGGGTCTCAACACAGATACTAGGCCTCTCCAGCTTTCGAGCGGTGACGTTCTTGTGTGATGCATCAATTGCTAAGAAAAATACGGACATCTATATCAGACCCGTGATTGATAATCCGCCCAGTGTTACGAATGTCAAAGTGTATTTTGGGGCGCATGGCGGCATGGTTGGTATCGAATTTCTACTGGAAGGCGATAAGTCTGGTCGTCTCGTGGGCCATCAAACCAACTGGCTGCAGATTGTGTCGTTTCGAAAGGACGTGGTCATAAACGGCTTCGTTATATCGCTCGGTCCGATGCGTGAGTTTCACACAAACCATATGATACACGGCCTTGCGATATTGACAGACGGCAACTATCACCATCCCTATGCCAGGTTCGGTCATTGGACCAATAATGACATAGTTCACATTCTATGCGCAAGGACTACCGAAACGTTGGTCGGTTTGAGTGCGCAATACACC GAAGACTATATATCCCAGTTCGGTATAATCGTCGCAGATCTAGCTACAGGCTCTTCGGGATTCGTGTGGGATATGGAAGGAGACCTACTAGCGACCACTCGCTGGACTGGCAATTGGCCATCGCCCGACAACGAGCCTGCGAGACTCATGCCGAGCTTGAAGCAACTCAACATCAGGAGGACCCAGACTGCTGTACAGTTCCTCGATTTTCGTTCCCGTGTAATTGACTGCATCACGGCATTCTTCCCTTTCGGCAAGGGCAAAGCAATCGGCGGCTTGCTCTTCAAGTTTAGTGATGGAACTCGACAGCTAGTCGGCAAAGCCAAGAACGATAGATCTATCTCGCGATTTGCATGTAACGTGATTACTTTTAACCCGGGTAATGAGCAAAGAATCGCTGGCGTGGCTATCTATTGCACTGATAAACGTCTGGGATCGCCGGAGCCCTGTGGAGTAAACAGCATCGTG GTTTCAGTCTCCGGGCGGCTACGAGCTCAAGGGCCCGTACGAATACTACGACAAGGAGCGTATCACGGTCGGAATGCA AGATGGAATTACGGGgcaaagaaaatacaatAG
- a CDS encoding NAD(P)/FAD-dependent oxidoreductase (FAD-dependent oxidoreductase) translates to MSEKSILIVGAGIFGVSTAYYLACSSSNPSRITLLDRGAPPSTSAASTDINKIIRADYSNPLYMTLGFEAIKAWKSLPFFNDAGVYHQSGWIAMDEKDSDLPHRIRKNFSESGRDDVIVDMTEEEVKSRWGGLLQRTDCSPFGSYYFNPSAGWADAGKALAIMANEAVKMGVKYEIGEARRVVCGEGGMHAIEIDTGAAFKADKILLATGAWTSQLMSSVEDELELSDEERVENQASAAGVCVAHFQLSEAEKEAYSQLPVFVYGGQGEVIPPTDSGILKFTFATSVKNIISTASGHEISVPVPDQTMAPPGLQEDSMNLIRPRLPQVLDGGRKPDYYRLCWDSITPDQQPIITRHPNPSLANLYFAVGGSFHFYKFLPTIGKYVANVLNGVSNGLQKDQAWAWKPAHESKGGVHEKLVPTRVFRDFCMT, encoded by the exons ATGAGCGAGAAAAGTATTCTCATTGTCGGTGCCGGCATCTTTGGTGTCAGTACCGCCTATTACCTAGCATGTAGCAGTTCCAACCCTTCTCGAATCACGCTTTTAGACCGGGGAGCCCCTCCTTCCACGTCTGCCGCGTCAACGGATATCAACAAGATTATCCGCGCGGATTACTCCAACCCTTTGTATATGACTCTTGGTTTTGAAGCCATCAAGGCTTGGAAGTCCCTCCCGTTTTTCAACGACGCGGGTGTCTATCATCAGTCAGGATGGATTGCGATGGATGAGAAAGACAGTGATCTGCCCCACCGTATCAGGAAGAACTTCTCCGAGAGTGGCCGTGATGACGTGATCGTCGACAtgactgaggaagaggtaaAGAGTCGCTGGGGTGGACTGCTTCAGAGAACAGATTGCAGTCCCTTTGGGTCCTACTATTTCAATCCCTCGGCGGGATGGGCCGATGCCGGGAAAGCATTGGCCATTATGGCTAATGAAGCCGTGAAGATGGGCGTCAAGTATGAGATTGGCGAGGCACGAAGGGTTGTCTGCGGAGAAGGCGGGATGCATGCAATTGAAATAGATACTGGTGCAGCCTTCAAAGCAGACAAGATCCTTCTAGCAACAGGAGCATGGACAAGCCAGTTAATGTCTTCCGTCGAAGATGAGCTGGAACTGTCTGACGAAGAGCGAGTAGAGAACCAGGCATCTGCGGCTGGCGTTTGCGTTGCTCACTTTCAGCTCTCGGAAGCCGAGAAAGAAGCATACTCGCAGCTACCGGTGTTTGTATATGGCGGACAAG GAGAAGTAATACCTCCAACGGATTCAGGGATCCTCAAATTCACATTTGCGACGTCCGTCAAAAATATAATCAGCACAGCCTCTGGTCATGAGATATCCGTCCCTGTTCCGGACCAAACAATGGCTCCGCCAGGTCTCCAAGAGGATTCGATGAATCTGATTAGGCCACGTTTACCTCAGGTTCTGGACGGTGGCCGCAAACCAGATTATTATCGACTTTGCTGGGACTCTATTACCCCCGACCAACAGCCAATCATCACTAGACACCCAAATCCTAGCCTTGCGAACCTGTACTTCGCGGTAGGAGGCTCGTTCCATTTTTACAAATTTCTCCCAACAATTGGGAAGTACGTGGCCAACGTTCTGAACGGTGTTAGCAACGGCCTGCAGAAGGATCAGGCCTGGGCGTGGAAGCCAGCCCACGAGAGCAAGGGGGGAGTGCATGAGAAGCTGGTGCCAACGAGAGTTTTTCGAGACTTTTGTATGACTTAG
- a CDS encoding aminotransferase class I/II-fold pyridoxal phosphate-dependent enzyme (7-keto-8-aminopelargonate synthetase and related enzymes), whose amino-acid sequence MDVSSPKSLRDSLRQALHRRELKSARRRLTVLPQTSVDFSSNDFLSLSTSPAYRARLLDHLQQAPPLHPFASGGSRLLDGNSTYAEELESFIADFHGAPSGLLFNSGFDANVGVLSCIPQPGDLIIHDELIHASAREGMRLSRAGKRVQFAHSSPESLEVVLQSELDADPKIQEGSRNVFIVVESVYSMDGDIAPIREFIQVVDRLLPRGNGYFIVDEAHATGTFGPRGAGIVQELGVEERIFIRVHTFGKALASHGAIVLCCPDTRDYLINYARSLIYTTALGFPFLASIRTAYELLSEGITEPFQHKLQQLISYLRTRLEDLGTWDPAVFEVDHFPRSPIFSLRSPLPRQLAATCQQEGYTVRAIMAPTVPAGKERVRVCLHTGNTMEEIDGFVDTIQYWLNRMTEKKAARL is encoded by the exons ATGGATGTCTCCTCGCCCAAGTCCCTGCGTGACTCACTGCGTCAGGCTTTACACCGGAGAGAACTGAAATCAGCTCGTCGAAGGCTCACAGTGCTCCCTCAGACGTCGGTAGACTTCTCCTCTAACGACTTCTTGTCACTATCAACGTCGCCAGCATATCGAGCCCGGTTACTAGACCACCTGCAACAGGCACCTCCTCTCCACCCCTTTGCCAGTGGAGGTTCCCGCCTCCTGGATGGCAATTCAACTTatgctgaggagcttgagaGCTTCATCGCCGATTTCCACGGTGCCCCCAGTGGACTGCTGTTCAATTCGGGCTTCGACGCCAATGTCGGCGTCTTATCCTGCATTCCTCAGCCAGGAGATCTGATTATACATGATGAGCTGATCCACGCAAGCGCACGAGAAGGCATGCGGTTGTCCCGAGCAGGCAAACGAGTCCAATTTGCTCACAGCTCACCCGAGAGCCTGGAAGTTGTCCTACAATCAGAGCTCGACGCCGATCCCAAGATCCAAGAGGGCTCCCggaatgtcttcatcgtGGTTGAATCCGTTTATAGCATGGACGGGGACATTGCGCCGATCCGCGAATTCATCCAGGTTGTCGATCGCCTGCTGCCGAGGGGAAACGGCTATTTTATCGTGGACGAAGCGCATGCTACGGGTACATTCGGTCCACGCGGGGCTGGCATAGTTCAGGAACTGGGAGTGGAGGAGCGGATATTTATCCGCGTTCATACGTTCGGTAAAGCCCTAGCGAGTCATGGTG CGATCGTATTGTGCTGCCCCGATACCCGAGATTATCTGATCAACTATGCGCGAAGCTTGATCTACACCACGGCGTTGGGTTTCCCGTTCTTGGCTTCCATCCGCACAGCATATGAATTGTTGTCCGAAGGGATCACGGAACCT TTTCAACACAAACTTCAACAATTGATCTCATACCTGCGGACCAGATTAGAAGATCTTGGTACCTGGGACCCAGCAGTCTTCGAAGTAGATCACTTCCCGAGATCCCCCATTTTTTCCCTGCGCAGCCCCTTACCTCGTCAGCTGGCAGCAACATGTCAGCAGGAAGGGTATACCGTTCGTGCAATCATGGCACCTACTGTTCCTGCAGGAAAGGAACGGGTACGGGTGTGTCTCCATACGGGTAATACGATGGAGGAAATCGACGGGTTTGTCGACACTATCCAATATTGGTTGAACCGAATGACGGAGAAAAAGGCTGCACGGCTGTaa
- the bioDA gene encoding adenosylmethionine-8-amino-7-oxononanoate aminotransferase (acetylornithine aminotransferase) translates to MSPVGAVLWRSLRAHQVYGANTDVGKTIVSTVLCNAVQRLKSQDQAAFLKPVSTGPLDDADDRHIQRHAAGTLTKCLYQFDEPVSPHIAAQQKKFTIPRDDDIVASVHKTLSDWAGSGVNFALVETAGGVHSPGPNGNSQADLYRPLRLPIVLVADSRLGGISSSISAYESLLLRGYDVHSVLLFRDEYYKNHEYLLNYFQKKCIPLVPLPSPPPKPSVQDADSLARDEEAMTTYYGRVAQETDVASLLQQLSSKNAERIDRLESMASRAHDTIWYPFTQHHGMEAKDITPIDSAYDDYFQTFVGSDESQHENKLRATFDGSASWWTQGLGHGNPSLALSAAYAAGRYGHVMFPGNIHEPALSLAELLIESIGNPRLRKVFYTDNGSTGMEVAVKMGLRAACDRYGWDASQEQISILGLKGSYHGDTIGVMDCSEPSTFNKKVEWYRGRGYWFDFPQVKMSQGVWKVEIPENLRESLGSGLEFSSLDEIFDMEERLQSAAGKRYQDYIRNTIQDLVHQHRMKFGSLIMEPIILGAGGMLFCDPLFQRCLVEVVRGHPELFDTSAAKSAKDHPVATSWSGLPVIFDEVFTGLYRLGRKSSASFLQVDSDVSVNAKLLTGGLLPLCTTMASNEIFQAFSSPEKSDALLHGHSYTAHAVGCQVAVDSLQTMMQMENSGSWDGYRQDWKPTRSDSPATLSARDSPDVWSVWSHGLVSDLSHAPSVDGVFAIGTVLSISLKDVQGGGYTSTAARGLQQRLSTSDGEFNVHSRVLGNVLYLMSSVTSQPEALRSIEGLLREALL, encoded by the exons ATGTCTCCAGTGGGAGCTGTTCTCTGGCGCTCCCTTCGCGCCCATCAGGTTTACGGCGCCAACACTGATGTGGGCAAAACAATTGTCTCGACCGTTCTCTGTAACGCGGTTCAGCGCCTAAAGTCACAGGATCAGGCAGCCTTTCTGAAACCGGTCTCAACGGGGCCATTGGATGACGCGGATGACCG ACATATCCAACGCCATGCTGCGGGTACATTGACTAAGTGTCTCTACCAATTTGATGAGCCAGTCAGTCCACATATCGCGGCtcagcagaagaagttcaCC ATCCCCCgggatgatgatatcgtgGCTTCTGTCCACAAAACCCTCTCTGACTGGGCGGGCAGTGGGGTCAATTTTGCCCTGGTAGAGACGGCCGGCGGTGTCCATTCCCCCGGCCCCAATGGCAATTCCCAAGCAGACCTTTATCGCCCACTCCGGTTACCGATTGTCCTAGTCGCAGACTCCCGACTGGGCGGTATCTCTTCGTCTATCTCGGCCTACGAGTCACTTTTACTCCGGGGCTACGATGTCCACTCAGTCTTACTGTTTCGTGATGAGTACTACAAGAATCATGAATACTTGCTGAACtatttccagaagaagtgcaTTCCTCTCGTTCCACTGccttcacctcctccaaagccatCAGTGCAGGATGCAGATTCCTTGGCGCGGGATGAGGAAGCCATGACTACATACTATGGTCGCGTTGCACAGGAAACGGATGTTGCGAGTTTATTACAACAACTATCTTCCAAGAACGCGGAAAGGATCGACCGTCTGGAATCTATGGCCAGCCGGGCACATGACACCATCTGGTATCCATTCACGCAGCATCATGGCATGGAAGCTAAGGATATCACTCCGATTGATTCTGCTTATGATGACTATTTTCAAACATTTGTGGGTTCGGACGAGTCACAGCATGAAAACAAGCTGCGCGCAACATTTGACGGGTCTGCTTCCTGGTGGACGCAGGGCTTAGGTCATGGTAACCCGAGTTTGGCTTTGTCGGCTGCATATGCCGCTGGACGGTACGGACATGTAATGTTTCCAGGAAATATACATGAGCCCGCTTTGTCGCTGGCAGAACTTCTGATTGAGAGCATTGGCAACCCTCGCCTCCGGAAGGTGTTTTACACTGACAATGGAAGTACCGGCATGGAAGTCGCTGTGAAGATGGGTCTCCGGGCGGCATGCGACCGTTATGGGTGGGATGCCAGCCAGGAGCAGATCAGTATCCTTGGCCTCAAGGGAAGCTACCATGGCGACACGATTGGAGTCATGGATTGCTCGGAACCTTCTACTTTCAACAAGAAAGTCGAATGGTATCGCGGCCGAGGATACTGGTTTGATTTCCCGCAAGTGAAGATGTCGCAAGGAGTGTGGAAGGTCGAGATTCCTGAGAACCTCCGGGAGTCATTGGGCTCAGGCCTCGAATTCTCTTCCCTGGATGAAATCTTTGATATGGAGGAACGGCTACAATCGGCCGCGGGAAAGCGCTACCAGGACTATATTCGAAATACTATTCAGGATCTGGTTCACCAGCACAGAATGAAGTTTGGTTCTCTAATCATGGAGCCCATCATTCTAGGTGCTGGCGGCATGCTGTTCTG TGACCCTCTGTTCCAACGGTGTCTCGTTGAGGTTGTCCGCGGCCATCCTGAGCTGTTTGACACTAGCGCGGCTAAGTCTGCCAAGGACCATCCAGTGGCCACCTCCTGGTCTGGTCTCCCCGTTATCTTTGACGAGGTGTTCACCGGTCTTTACCGCCTTGGCCGTAAATCCTCGGCCTCGTTTCTCCAGGTGGACTCCGACGTCTCTGTGAACGCGAAACTTCTCACTGgtggtcttcttcctctatgTACTACGATGGCCAGTAATGAAATCTTCCAGGCATTTTCGAGTCCGGAAAAGAGTGACGCTTTACTCCACGGACATAGCTACACGGCACATGCTGTGGGCTGCCAGGTGGCAGTGGATTCGCTGCAGACCATGATGCAAATGGAAAACAGTGGATCCTGGGATGGGTACCGCCAGGACTGGAAGCCAACCCGGTCAGACTCCCCTGCGACCCTGAGCGCGCGGGACAGCCCCGACGTCTGGAGTGTCTGGTCCCATGGCTTGGTTAGTGATCTATCGCATGCACCATCGGTGGACGGCGTGTTCGCCATTGGGACGGTCCTCAGTATCTCGCTGAAGGATGTGCAGGGAGGAG GCTACACCTCGACAGCCGCCAGAGGCTTGCAGCAGCGATTATCGACGAGTGACGGAGAGTTTAATGTGCATTCGCGTGTCCTCGGAAACGTTCTGTACCTCATGTCTAGTGTTACTTCTCAACCGGAGGCGCTACGCTCCATCGAGGGGTTGCTGCGGGAGGCCCTCTTGTAG
- a CDS encoding cation-translocating P-type ATPase (Ca2+ transporting ATPase) — protein sequence MTNEKKQVDTAQPLSQPAHALSYNAVLQELKVNSEEGLTTADAKNRLSQYGPNQLEGGEGVSLVKIIIRQIANAMMLVLIIAMAVSFGIQSWIEGGVISAVIALNIVVGVYQDYAAEKTMDSLRSLSSPTGVATRDGKTSTIPATEIVPGDMIELKVGDTVPADLRLVDAMNFETDEALLTGESLPVQKEVDSVFDPDTGPGDRLNIAYSSSTVTRGRARGVVVGTGMRTEIGAIAAALRAGDSKRRPVKRGPQGETKKRWYVEAWTLTCTDAVGRFLGINVGTPLQRKLSKLALLLFAIAVVFAIVVMGANEMRNDKEVIIYAVATGLAMIPACLVVVLTITMAVGTKQMVQRNVIVRKLDSLEALGAVTNICSDKTGTLTQGRMVAKRAWLPSLGTYSVGSSNDPLNPQEGDLSLLPQPPVELQRDTQGEPRDPQDLLKENQVLEDYLNVAAMANLAHVHKSETDEWQARGEPTDIAIQVFASRFNWGRDRWTKGEKPVWTQKAEYPFDSTVKKMSVIFAQGDREMIFTKGAVERVVDSCTSVTWTAGSSPVPLDGSMKEEILQNMEALAKEGLRVLCLACRENKTPTNGEEVPPREEVEKDLTFCGLIGLYDPPRPETAGAIEECYRAGISVHMVTGDHPGTARAIAAQVGIIPANMDSVAKDVADAMVMTASQFDKLTEDEIDNLPTLPLVIARCAPHTKVRMIDALHRRGRYAAMTGDGVNDSPSLKRADVGIAMGQAGSDVAKDASELVLMDDNFASIINGIEEGRRIFDNIQKFVLHLLAENVGLALTLLIGLVFKDVNGQSVFPIAPVEILWIIMITSGLPDMGLGMEIAAPDIMNRPPQSKQGIFTWEVIVDTLVYGVWMAALCLASFSLVMYGWGDGNLGSGCNTGYNGNDHYNGNCDTVFRARATTFVCMTWFALFLAWEQIDMRRSFFRMQPDSKRYFTQWMFDVWRNKFLFTGIMIGFITTFPILYIPGLNHVVFKHTGISWEWGVVFVEAILFFMGVETWKWCKRIFFRRQAYTSEWRTDHGIDGERQPGLNEPTCFQDRGIILKEQSKANNTQSEITWKSSHIPQRKSAGSTGSHRSAGPLRGSM from the exons ATGACcaacgagaagaagcaggTTGATACTGCTCAGCCGTTATCACAACCCGCCCATGCCCTCTCCTACAATGCCGTCCTCCAAGAGCTCAAAGTGAACTCGGAGGAAGGCCTCACAACGGCGGACGCCAAGAACCGTCTCAGTCAGTATGGCCCCAATCAGCTGGAGGGCGGAGAAGGGGTCTCCCTAGTTAAGATTATCATTCGACAAATTGCCAATGCAATGATGCTG GTTCTCATCATTGCGATGGCGGTCAGTTTCGGTATTCAATCGTGGATCGAGGGTGGTGTTATTAGTGCCGTCATCGCCCTCAACATTGTGGTGGGTGTATACCAAGACTATGCAGCGGAAAAGACCATGGATTCCCTGCGCTCCTTGAGTTCTCCAACTGGTGTGGCGACTCGGGATGGCAAAACCAGTACCATCCCGGCCACCGAGATCGTCCCCGGAGATATGATCGAGCTTAAAGTCGGTGACACTGTCCCCGCGGACCTTAG GCTCGTGGATGCTATGAATTTCGAAACCGACGAAGCGTTGTTGACCGGTGAATCCTTGCCAGTACAGAAAGAGGTCGACTCCGTGTTCGACCCTGATACCGGACCGGGAGATCGCCTGAATATAGCTTATAGTTCATCTACCGTGACCCGGGGCCGTGCCCGCGGTGTTGTGGTTGGGACCGGAATGAGGACGGAAATCGGTGCCATCGCGGCGGCTCTCCGTGCCGGGGATTCCAAGAGACGGCCCGTCAAGCGTGGTCCCCAGGGCGAGACCAAAAAGCGCTGGTATGTGGAAGCCTGGACCCTGACCTGCACCGATGCGGTCGGTCGCTTCTTGGGTATCAATGTCGGAACCCCTCTGCAAAGGAAGCTCTCCAAGTTGGCCTTGCTGCTCTTCGCAATCGCAGTGGTCTTCGCTATTGTGGTCATGGGTGCAAACGAGATGCGGAATGATAAGGAAGTCATCATCTACGCAGTGGCAACTGGCCTGGCTATGATTCCTGCTTGTCTAGTGGTGGTCTTGACTATTACTATGGCGGTAGGCACCAAGCAGATGGTACAAAGAAATGTCATTGTCCGAAAGCTTGACTCCTTGGAAGCTCTCGGTGCTGTGACTAACATTTGCTCAGATAAAACTGGAACGCTTACTCAGGGCCGCATGGTTGCCAAAAGGGCTTGGCTCCCATCACTGGGTACATACTCCGTGGGATCCTCTAACGATCCGTTGAACCCCCAAGAAGGAGACTTGAGCCTGCTACCTCAACCCCCGGTTGAGCTCCAACGTGATACACAAGGAGAGCCTCGGGACCCTCAAGATCTACTCAAGGAGAACCAGGTGCTGGAAGACTATCTCAACGTCGCGGCGATGGCTAACCTCGCCCATGTTCACAAGTCAGAGACTGATGAATGGCAAGCGCGTGGCGAACCCACAGATATCGCCATTCAGGTGTTCGCGTCTCGTTTCAACTGGGGCCGTGATCGTTGGACCAAGGGCGAAAAGCCAGTTTGGACCCAGAAAGCCGAGTATCCTTTCGATTCGACCGTGAAGAAAATGTCGGTGATTTTCGCCCAAGGTGACCGCGAGATGATCTTCACCAAAGGTGCCGTCGAACGTGTGGTGGATTCCTGCACATCAGTCACCTGGACCGCTGGTTCTAGCCCCGTTCCCCTGGATGGAAgcatgaaagaagagatccTGCAGAACATGGAAGCTCTGGCCAAGGAAGGCCTGCGGGTGCTTTGTCTCGCTTGCCGGGAGAATAAGACCCCCACCAACGGAGAGGAAGTTCCCCCTagagaggaagtcgagaAAGACCTCACGTTCTGCGGTCTCATTGGTCTTTATGACCCCCCTCGCCCCGAAACTGCCGGTGCCATCGAAGAATGTTACCGCGCGGGAATCTCTGTGCACATGGTGACAGGTGACCACCCCGGTACAGCGCGTGCTATTGCAGCACAGGTTGGTATCATTCCTGCAAACATGGACAGCGTCGCCAAGGATGTGGCGGATGCAATGGTTATGACGGCCAGCCAGTTCGATAAATTGACCGAGGACGAGATCGATAATCTCCCTACTCTCCCATTGGTTATTGCTCGCTGCGCGCCTCATACGAAGGTCCGCATGATTGACGCCTTGCATCGTCGTGGTCGGTACGCGGCAATGACGGGTGATGGTGTCAACGACTCACCTTCTCTTAAGCGGGCAGATGTCGGTATTGCTATGGGACAGGCAGGTTCTGACGTGGCAAAGGATGCCTCAGAATTGGTTCTGATGGATGATAATTTCGCTTCTATCATCAACGGAATTGAAGAGGGCCGTCGTATTTTTGATAACATCCAGAAATTCGTCCTGCATTTGTTGGCCGAAAACGTTGGACTCGCGCTCACTCTGCTCATTGGTCTGGTATTCAAGGATGTCAACGGACAGTCTGTGTTTCCCATTGCGCCCGTCGAAATTCTCTGGATTATTATGATCACCTCCGGTCTCCCTGATATGGGATTGGGAATGGAGATCGCGGCACCCGATATCATGAACCGCCCGCCCCAGAGT AAACAAGGTATCTTCACATGGGAAGTCATTGTGGACACTCTTGTATATGGTGTCTGGATGGCTGCGCTGTGCCTGGCATCCTTCTCCCTGGTGATGTATGGATGGGGTGATGGTAACCTCGGAAGTGGCTGCAACACTGGCTACAATGGCAACGACCACTACAATGGCAACTGTGACACGGTATTCCGTGCTCGTGCAACGACATTCGTTTGCATGACCTGGTTCGCGCTCTTCCTGGCGTGGGAGCAGATTGACATGCGGCGCAGTTTCTTCCGCATGCAGCCTGACTCGAAGAGATACTTTACCCAGTGGATGTTTGATGTTTGGCGCAACAAGTTTCTTTTCACCGGTATCATGATCGGGTTCATCACCACATTCCCAATTCTATATATTCCTGGGCTCAACCATGTGGTTTTCAAGCACACCGGCATCTCCTGGGAATGGGGAGTGGTATTCGTGGAGGCGATCCTATTCTTTATGGGCGTTGAGACGTGGAAGTGGTGCAAGCGGATCTTTTTCCGGCGCCAGGC GTACACATCTGAATGGCGGACGGATCATGGAATCGACGGTGAACGGCAGCCTGGTTTGAATGAGCCAACTTGCTTCCAAGATCGCGGTATCATATTGAAAGAACAATCAAAAGCAAACAATACACAAAGCGAGATAACTTGGAAAAGTAGCCACATACCGCAGCGTAAGTCAGCTGGTTCAACGGGGTCTCATAGATCTGCTGGACCTCTTCGCGGGTCCATGTAG
- a CDS encoding uncharacterized protein (predicted protein) has protein sequence MAGRVDPIGKWGAAATATALRSRNLVGLRIPLLEHVGSLGPGDAGTGLALVGLAVIIRTRFVVFTLSDLLWCFLPVPSAFRLSSSRRLRKTRYRPLQNPPASFLILARPPLSTVTTRLPLTLTLLCSNQIACGTATATATAVSSF, from the coding sequence ATGGCTGGAAGAGTTGACCCGATCGGAAAATGGGGAGCAGCAGCAACGGCAACGGCACTACGCTCAAGAAACCTGGTAGGGTTGCGCATCCCATTGTTGGAGCACGTCGGGAGTCTTGGCCCTGGAGATGCGGGGACAGGGCTGGCACTAGTGGGCTTGGCCGTTATCATCAGGACCCGTTTCGTTGTGTTCACGCTCTCTGATTTGCTTTGGTGCTTTCTCCCAGTTCCATCTGCCTTTCGACTCTCGTCGTCCCGTCGTCTTCGCAAGACACGCTACCGTCCTCTCCAGAACCCGCCTGCATCCTTCCTCATTCTCGCTCGACCACCGCTCTCCACAGTCACGACACGCTTACCCCTGACGCTGACCCTCCTCTGCTCGAATCAGATCGCATGCGGTACCGCTACCGCGACGGCGACCGCAGTGTCCTCGTTCTGA